Proteins from a genomic interval of Nocardioides jishulii:
- a CDS encoding class I SAM-dependent methyltransferase, with translation MTTSTMPPALLDHALAAKGFMPEDEGLLLHRRAVERLPHGPALEVGTYCGKSAVYLGAAAAQVDGTVFTVDHHHGSEENQAGWEHHDAEVVDPRTGRMDTLPFFRRTIEDAGLEDHVVAVVGQSLTVARHWRTPLSLLFIDGGHSEEHAQNDYTGWANWVMADGLLVIHDVFADPAEGGQPPYHVFLRALQSGCFTEDERLGSMRVLRRTSGDAGDETGVG, from the coding sequence GTGACCACCTCGACGATGCCGCCCGCCCTGCTCGACCACGCACTGGCGGCCAAGGGGTTCATGCCCGAGGACGAAGGGCTGCTGCTGCACCGTCGGGCTGTGGAGCGACTTCCCCACGGACCTGCCCTCGAGGTGGGCACCTACTGCGGCAAGTCCGCCGTCTACCTCGGCGCTGCGGCGGCGCAGGTCGACGGCACGGTCTTCACCGTGGACCACCACCACGGCAGCGAGGAGAACCAGGCCGGCTGGGAGCACCACGACGCCGAGGTGGTTGATCCCCGTACCGGGCGCATGGACACGCTGCCGTTCTTCCGGCGCACCATCGAGGACGCAGGGCTGGAGGACCACGTCGTCGCCGTCGTGGGCCAGTCCCTCACCGTCGCCCGGCACTGGCGTACGCCGCTCTCCCTGCTCTTCATCGACGGCGGCCACTCCGAGGAGCACGCCCAGAACGACTACACCGGGTGGGCCAACTGGGTGATGGCGGATGGGCTCCTGGTCATCCACGACGTCTTCGCCGACCCGGCTGAGGGCGGACAGCCGCCGTACCACGTGTTCCTGCGGGCGCTGCAGAGCGGCTGCTTCACCGAGGACGAGCGGCTGGGATCGATGCGAGTGCTGCGTCGGACGTCAGGAGATGCCGGCGACGAAACGGGAGTCGGCTGA
- a CDS encoding alpha/beta hydrolase produces the protein MGYLVRQAIVAALTANSLRPSRSYRGGALSFLAGFLTTELAPQILAVNSMDTAVHLLRGRRSWPGLALAAFSTVGLAREVVQSNRSPQGFNDALSALGPLDGLEPITARDTTRTLGRRVNPLPRPDPGVRIVRDVRYSPAGRRGLLDLYLPAETPSTPAPVLLQIHGGGWTIGTKEHQGVPLMQHMASLGWICVAINYRLAPRDPFPAQIIDVKKAIAWIKEHVAEHGGDPDYVVVTGGSAGGHLAALAALTPGAPEYQPGFEEADTSVQAAAPIYGVFDFAGATGLRSAITMRDRFLGPRVLMRSYATDPEPFEAASPILRITEDAPDFFVVHGATDSLVDVQQARLFVEALRRESRAHVVYAELPGAQHAFDLFNTTRTSHMVRALANYLTWHRRRHVSGPAAVPDEPLGTMAE, from the coding sequence GTGGGTTACCTCGTACGCCAGGCCATCGTCGCCGCGCTGACCGCCAACTCCCTTCGCCCCTCCCGGTCGTACCGTGGTGGGGCGTTGTCGTTCCTGGCAGGGTTCCTGACCACCGAGCTCGCGCCGCAGATCCTCGCGGTGAACTCAATGGACACGGCCGTCCACCTCCTGCGCGGACGACGTTCGTGGCCGGGACTCGCCCTCGCAGCCTTCAGCACGGTGGGCCTGGCACGCGAAGTGGTGCAGAGCAACAGGAGCCCCCAGGGCTTCAACGACGCCCTCAGCGCCCTCGGCCCGCTCGACGGCCTGGAGCCGATCACGGCGCGCGACACCACGCGTACGCTCGGCCGCCGCGTCAACCCGTTGCCGCGCCCGGACCCTGGAGTCCGGATCGTGCGGGACGTGCGGTACTCCCCCGCTGGTCGCCGCGGACTGCTGGACCTCTACCTACCGGCGGAGACTCCCAGCACCCCCGCGCCGGTCCTCCTGCAGATCCACGGCGGCGGGTGGACGATCGGCACCAAGGAGCACCAAGGGGTGCCGCTCATGCAGCACATGGCATCGCTGGGATGGATCTGCGTGGCCATCAACTACCGGCTCGCCCCGCGAGACCCCTTCCCGGCACAGATCATCGACGTGAAGAAGGCCATCGCCTGGATCAAGGAGCACGTGGCCGAGCACGGCGGTGACCCCGACTACGTCGTGGTCACCGGTGGTTCTGCAGGCGGACATCTCGCGGCCCTCGCGGCCCTCACGCCCGGTGCGCCGGAGTACCAGCCGGGCTTCGAGGAGGCCGACACCAGCGTGCAGGCCGCGGCTCCGATCTACGGCGTCTTCGACTTCGCCGGTGCCACCGGCCTGCGCAGCGCGATAACCATGCGCGACCGGTTCCTGGGACCGCGAGTGCTCATGCGTTCCTACGCCACCGACCCCGAGCCCTTCGAGGCCGCTTCACCGATCCTGCGCATCACCGAGGATGCACCCGACTTCTTCGTGGTGCACGGGGCCACCGACTCCCTGGTGGACGTCCAGCAGGCGCGGCTCTTCGTCGAGGCGCTGCGGCGCGAGTCGCGGGCCCACGTCGTCTATGCCGAGCTCCCGGGGGCCCAGCACGCCTTCGACCTCTTCAACACCACCCGCACCTCCCACATGGTCCGGGCCCTGGCCAACTACCTCACCTGGCACCGCCGGCGACACGTGTCGGGACCCGCGGCGGTGCCCGACGAGCCGTTGGGAACAATGGCGGAGTGA
- a CDS encoding rhodanese-like domain-containing protein codes for MGAFVLDVREDDEYAAGHVPGAVHIPMGQVGERIDELPDGPLLVICRSGNRSRQVCEFLRSQGRQAINVSDGTMGWADRGWPLES; via the coding sequence ATGGGTGCGTTCGTGCTCGACGTGCGTGAGGACGACGAGTACGCCGCGGGCCACGTTCCCGGCGCCGTGCACATCCCGATGGGTCAGGTGGGTGAGCGGATCGACGAGCTCCCTGACGGCCCCCTGCTCGTGATCTGTCGCAGTGGCAACCGCAGCCGCCAGGTGTGCGAGTTCCTGCGCTCGCAGGGGCGACAGGCGATCAACGTCTCCGACGGCACGATGGGTTGGGCCGACCGCGGCTGGCCGCTGGAGTCCTGA
- a CDS encoding MBL fold metallo-hydrolase has product MTSYTGDVSPGGDPQTRTLSTLAITKVAVDDKMSNNCYLLRCTESGEQLLVDAADSPDVLLPLLKGGGLATVVTTHQHWDHHRALAAVVEATGAEHFAGAPDADAIEEQTGVEAARRLEHGDIVRVGRVDLDVIAIAGHTPGSVCLLHRDSDGVPHLFTGDSLFPGGVGSTFGDADAFELLIDQVEERIFGLLPDETHFYPGHGKDGLLGQEREHLPEWRARKW; this is encoded by the coding sequence ATGACGTCCTACACGGGAGACGTCTCCCCCGGCGGAGACCCCCAGACCCGCACGTTGTCCACGCTCGCCATCACCAAGGTCGCCGTCGACGACAAGATGTCGAACAACTGCTACCTCCTGCGGTGCACCGAGTCCGGTGAGCAGCTGCTGGTCGACGCGGCCGACTCCCCCGACGTCCTGCTGCCCCTGCTCAAGGGAGGGGGTCTGGCGACGGTCGTCACCACGCACCAGCACTGGGACCACCACCGGGCCCTGGCCGCGGTGGTCGAGGCGACCGGAGCCGAGCACTTCGCGGGGGCGCCTGACGCCGACGCGATCGAGGAGCAGACAGGCGTCGAGGCCGCTCGCCGCCTCGAGCACGGTGACATCGTGCGGGTGGGCCGGGTCGACCTCGACGTGATCGCCATCGCCGGTCACACCCCCGGGTCGGTCTGCCTCCTGCACCGGGACAGTGACGGCGTCCCGCACCTCTTCACCGGAGACTCACTCTTCCCGGGCGGCGTGGGCTCCACCTTCGGCGACGCCGACGCGTTCGAGCTCCTCATCGACCAGGTCGAGGAGCGGATCTTCGGCCTCCTGCCTGACGAGACCCACTTCTACCCGGGGCACGGCAAGGACGGCCTCCTCGGGCAGGAGCGCGAGCACCTGCCCGAGTGGCGGGCCCGGAAGTGGTGA
- the uvrA gene encoding excinuclease ABC subunit UvrA produces the protein MTDQLIIRGAREHNLKDVSLDLPRDSLIVFTGMSGSGKSSLAFDTIFAEGQRRYVESLSAYARQFLGQMDKPDVDFIEGLSPAVSIDQKSTSKNPRSTVGTITEVYDYLRLLYARAGRPHCPTCGAPIERQTPQQIVDRILSLEEGRRFQVLAPVIRGRKGEYVELFSSLQTQGFSRARVDGETYSLDAPPTLNKQKKHTIEVVVDRLAVKPASKQRLTDSVETALGLADGLVVFDFVDDEPGAPGRELTFSERMACPNEHPIESDDLQPRSFSFNSPFGACTTCHGIGTRMEMDPELVVPNPEATLGEGAIQPWSGAHVADYFLRLMGALGEELGFDLNTPWEKLPSTARKAILEGHPTKVHVVTRNRYGRQRSYYAEFEGVSQYIERRHGDAESDTTRERFEGFMREVPCPACKGSRLKPISMSVTLGGISIAELCAKPLNETAEFLAQLELSNREKQIAERVLKEIQERLRFLLDVGLDYLSLDRPSGSLSGGEAQRIRLATQIGAGLVGVLYVLDEPSIGLHQRDNARLIETLLRLRALGNTLIVVEHDEDTIRTADWVVDIGPAAGEHGGQVVHSGTVEDLLTHPDSMTGQYLSGRREIPVPELRRPRTPGRELVVKGAKENNLRNVDVTFPLGMFVAVTGVSGSGKSTLVNDILYTSLAKQLYNARTVPGRHRTITGVEEVDKVIHVDQSPIGRTPRSNPATYTGVFDHVRKLFAQTPEAKVRGYMPGRFSFNVKGGRCEACHGDGTIKIEMNFLPDVYVPCEVCHGARYNRETLEVHYKGKTIAEVLDMPIEEAAEFFSAVPAISRHMKTLTEVGLGYVRLGQPATTLSGGEAQRVKLASELQKRSTGRTLYVLDEPTTGLHFEDIRKLLGVLGRLVDQGNTVLVIEHNLDVIKTADWLVDMGPEGGSRGGMVVAEGTPEEVAKNEASHTGRFLAPLLEGRAAVVAAKPKKKAAARTKK, from the coding sequence GTGACTGACCAACTCATCATTCGTGGTGCCCGGGAGCACAACCTCAAGGACGTGTCGCTCGACCTTCCGCGCGACTCCCTGATCGTCTTCACCGGCATGTCCGGCTCGGGGAAGTCCTCGCTCGCGTTCGACACGATCTTCGCGGAGGGCCAGCGTCGCTACGTCGAGTCGCTCTCGGCATACGCACGGCAGTTCCTCGGACAGATGGACAAGCCCGACGTCGACTTCATCGAGGGCCTCTCGCCGGCGGTGTCGATCGACCAGAAGTCCACCTCGAAGAACCCGCGCTCCACCGTGGGCACGATCACCGAGGTCTACGACTACCTGCGACTGCTGTACGCCCGTGCGGGCCGTCCGCACTGCCCCACGTGCGGCGCGCCCATCGAGCGCCAGACCCCGCAGCAGATCGTCGACCGCATCCTCTCCCTGGAGGAGGGCCGCCGATTCCAGGTGCTGGCTCCGGTCATCCGCGGACGCAAGGGTGAGTACGTCGAGCTCTTCTCCTCGCTCCAGACCCAGGGCTTCAGCCGGGCGCGCGTCGACGGCGAGACCTACAGCCTCGACGCACCACCGACGCTCAACAAGCAGAAGAAGCACACCATCGAGGTGGTCGTCGACCGTCTCGCCGTCAAGCCCGCGTCCAAGCAGCGACTGACCGACTCGGTGGAGACCGCACTGGGCCTGGCCGACGGACTGGTCGTCTTCGACTTCGTCGACGACGAGCCGGGTGCGCCGGGGCGCGAGCTCACGTTCTCCGAGCGGATGGCCTGCCCCAACGAGCACCCGATCGAGTCCGACGACCTGCAGCCCCGTTCGTTCTCCTTCAACTCGCCCTTCGGGGCCTGCACCACCTGCCACGGCATCGGCACGCGGATGGAGATGGACCCCGAGCTGGTCGTGCCGAACCCCGAGGCGACGCTGGGTGAGGGCGCGATCCAGCCCTGGAGCGGGGCCCACGTGGCCGACTACTTCCTGCGTCTGATGGGCGCCCTGGGTGAGGAGCTCGGCTTCGACCTGAACACGCCCTGGGAGAAGCTGCCCAGCACTGCGCGCAAGGCGATCCTCGAGGGCCATCCCACCAAGGTCCACGTCGTGACCCGCAACCGCTACGGACGCCAGCGCTCCTACTACGCCGAGTTCGAGGGTGTCAGCCAGTACATCGAGCGTCGCCACGGTGACGCCGAGTCCGACACGACCCGCGAGCGCTTCGAGGGCTTCATGCGCGAGGTGCCGTGTCCCGCGTGCAAGGGCAGCCGCCTGAAGCCGATCTCCATGTCGGTGACCCTCGGCGGGATCTCGATCGCGGAGCTGTGCGCCAAGCCGCTCAACGAGACGGCGGAGTTCCTCGCGCAGCTGGAGCTGTCGAACCGCGAGAAGCAGATCGCGGAGCGCGTCCTCAAGGAGATCCAGGAGCGGTTGCGCTTCCTCCTCGACGTGGGGCTGGACTACCTGTCCCTGGACCGTCCCAGCGGGTCGCTCTCGGGTGGTGAGGCCCAGCGGATCCGTCTCGCGACGCAGATCGGCGCAGGGCTCGTCGGAGTCCTCTACGTGCTGGACGAACCGTCGATCGGGCTGCACCAGCGCGACAACGCCCGACTCATCGAGACACTCCTGCGCCTGCGGGCCCTGGGCAACACGCTGATCGTCGTCGAGCACGACGAGGACACGATCCGCACCGCCGACTGGGTCGTCGACATCGGCCCGGCTGCTGGCGAGCACGGCGGTCAGGTGGTGCACTCCGGGACCGTGGAGGACCTGCTCACCCACCCTGACTCGATGACCGGGCAGTACCTCTCGGGCCGGCGCGAGATCCCGGTGCCGGAGCTCCGACGCCCCCGGACCCCGGGTCGCGAGCTGGTGGTCAAGGGCGCCAAGGAGAACAACCTCCGCAACGTCGACGTGACCTTCCCGCTGGGCATGTTCGTTGCCGTCACCGGCGTCTCCGGCTCCGGGAAGTCCACGCTGGTCAACGACATCCTCTACACGTCGCTGGCCAAGCAGCTCTACAACGCACGCACGGTGCCCGGTCGCCACCGCACCATCACCGGCGTGGAGGAGGTCGACAAGGTCATCCACGTCGACCAGTCGCCCATCGGTCGTACGCCGCGAAGCAACCCCGCGACCTACACGGGCGTCTTCGACCACGTACGCAAGCTCTTCGCGCAGACGCCGGAGGCCAAGGTCCGCGGCTACATGCCGGGGCGCTTCTCGTTCAACGTCAAGGGCGGTCGCTGCGAGGCGTGCCACGGCGACGGCACGATCAAGATCGAGATGAACTTCCTGCCGGACGTCTACGTCCCCTGCGAGGTCTGTCACGGTGCTCGCTACAACCGCGAGACGCTCGAGGTGCACTACAAGGGCAAGACCATCGCCGAGGTGCTGGACATGCCGATCGAGGAGGCAGCGGAGTTCTTCTCCGCCGTTCCCGCGATCAGCCGGCACATGAAGACCTTGACCGAGGTCGGCCTGGGCTACGTCCGTCTCGGCCAGCCCGCGACCACGCTGTCAGGCGGTGAGGCGCAGCGCGTCAAGCTGGCGAGCGAGCTCCAGAAGCGGTCGACGGGTCGCACGCTGTACGTCCTCGACGAGCCCACCACGGGCCTTCACTTCGAGGACATCCGCAAGCTGCTCGGCGTGCTCGGTCGATTGGTCGACCAGGGCAACACGGTGCTGGTCATCGAGCACAACCTCGACGTCATCAAGACGGCCGACTGGCTGGTCGACATGGGCCCGGAGGGCGGATCTCGCGGCGGCATGGTGGTCGCCGAGGGCACGCCCGAGGAGGTGGCCAAGAACGAGGCCAGCCACACCGGTCGCTTCCTGGCGCCGCTGCTGGAGGGGCGCGCAGCCGTGGTCGCCGCCAAGCCCAAGAAGAAGGCCGCAGCCCGTACCAAGAAGTGA
- a CDS encoding Rieske (2Fe-2S) protein, with product MSERSPLSHPLTRRRVLATGSAAVAAPLVAACGEDEPTPQVEPPASGTELLKVEDVPVGGCAVTGDQAVVVTQPTEGEFKAFSALCTHKACPVSPSRDGDIPCNCHGSRFSLTDGSVIKGPAQEPLAEVAVEVRDGVVVATEG from the coding sequence ATGAGCGAGCGCAGTCCGCTGTCGCACCCCCTCACCCGTCGTCGTGTCCTCGCCACCGGGAGCGCGGCCGTGGCCGCGCCGCTGGTGGCCGCCTGCGGGGAGGACGAACCGACGCCGCAGGTCGAACCGCCCGCGTCGGGCACGGAGCTCCTGAAGGTCGAGGACGTGCCCGTCGGTGGGTGCGCCGTGACCGGCGACCAGGCGGTGGTGGTCACCCAGCCGACCGAGGGCGAGTTCAAGGCCTTCAGTGCGCTGTGCACCCACAAGGCGTGCCCGGTGTCGCCGTCGCGCGACGGCGACATCCCGTGCAACTGCCACGGCAGTCGCTTCTCCCTCACCGACGGATCCGTCATCAAGGGCCCGGCCCAGGAGCCGCTGGCGGAGGTGGCCGTCGAGGTGAGGGACGGTGTCGTCGTCGCCACAGAAGGCTGA
- a CDS encoding ubiquinol-cytochrome c reductase iron-sulfur subunit, translating into MTQPPTRRRVLAAGAGVAMAPVVASCADPSADPHFNQVDPPGPGRQVGMAADVPVGGCQVFARYGTVVSQPEEGEFRAFNAECSHKGCFVGSSDQGHIPCRCHGSMFDLATGERLAGPAKEPLAPVEIVVEDGRIITA; encoded by the coding sequence GTGACCCAACCCCCCACACGTCGTCGTGTGCTCGCCGCAGGTGCCGGCGTCGCGATGGCCCCCGTTGTTGCTTCGTGTGCCGATCCGTCGGCCGACCCCCACTTCAACCAGGTGGACCCCCCGGGCCCCGGTCGTCAGGTCGGCATGGCGGCCGACGTCCCGGTCGGCGGCTGCCAGGTCTTCGCCCGCTACGGCACGGTCGTCTCCCAGCCCGAGGAGGGCGAGTTCCGGGCCTTCAACGCGGAGTGCTCCCACAAGGGCTGCTTCGTGGGCTCCTCCGACCAAGGGCACATCCCGTGCCGCTGCCACGGCAGCATGTTCGACCTCGCCACCGGTGAACGCCTGGCGGGACCTGCCAAGGAGCCCCTCGCGCCCGTCGAGATCGTCGTCGAGGACGGACGCATCATCACCGCCTGA
- the uvrC gene encoding excinuclease ABC subunit UvrC, whose translation MPSPASYRPAPGSIPTQPGVYRFRDTHGRVIYVGKAKNLRSRLSSYFQDISGLHPRTATMVTTGASVEWTVVRTEVEALQLEYSWIKEFDPRFNVKYRDDKSYPWLAVTVGEEFPRVMVGRGAKKKGTRYFGPYGHAWAIRETVDQLLRVFPMRSCTKGVFNRSAQIGRPCLLGYIDKCSAPCVGRVTAEEHRKIVDDLCDFMAGNTDAFVKRVENEMYAASEALDFEKAARLRDDLGALRRALEKQVVVLADGTDADVVALAEDPLEVAVQVFHVRGGRIRGQRGWVADRTDEGGTPELVEEFLLQLYAGDPDAIPREVLVPQLPPDVATLEDLLSSLRGSKVRIRVPQRGDKKTLQETVARNAVQGLALHKTRRASDLTTRNRALEEIQEALDLAEVPLRIECFDVSNLQGTEVVASMVVFEDGLARKSEYRRFVVKDVEGQNDVASMHEVITRRFRRLLEERSKAAEVSTESGPMLVDPDTGRPRKFAYVPALVVVDGGPPQVAAAADALEQLGLGDIPVCGLAKRLEEVWLPGEEDPVILPRTSEGLYLLQRIRDEAHRFAIAHHRGRRSRTMVESLLDDVPGLGEIRRKALLRHFGSLKKLRLASVEEIAMVPGIGPQTAAAIKEALTQQDSTRQTGPRINTATGEIEEH comes from the coding sequence GTGCCCAGCCCCGCGTCGTACCGCCCCGCTCCCGGGTCGATTCCTACCCAGCCCGGGGTCTACCGATTCAGGGACACCCACGGGCGAGTCATCTACGTCGGCAAGGCGAAGAACCTCCGGTCGCGTCTGTCGTCGTACTTCCAGGACATCTCGGGCCTGCACCCTCGCACCGCGACGATGGTCACCACGGGCGCGAGTGTCGAGTGGACGGTGGTCCGCACCGAGGTCGAGGCACTCCAGCTCGAGTACTCGTGGATCAAGGAGTTCGACCCGCGGTTCAACGTCAAGTACCGCGACGACAAGTCCTACCCCTGGCTGGCGGTCACCGTGGGGGAGGAGTTCCCCCGGGTCATGGTCGGACGCGGCGCCAAGAAGAAGGGCACCCGCTACTTCGGGCCCTACGGCCACGCCTGGGCGATCCGCGAGACGGTGGACCAGCTGCTGCGCGTCTTCCCGATGCGTTCGTGCACCAAGGGCGTCTTCAACCGGTCCGCGCAGATCGGCCGCCCGTGCCTGCTCGGCTACATCGACAAGTGCTCCGCGCCGTGCGTGGGTCGGGTGACCGCGGAGGAGCACCGCAAGATCGTCGACGACCTCTGCGACTTCATGGCCGGCAACACCGACGCCTTCGTCAAGCGCGTCGAGAACGAGATGTACGCCGCCTCCGAGGCGCTCGACTTCGAGAAGGCTGCCCGACTGCGTGATGACCTCGGAGCCCTCCGGCGGGCCCTGGAGAAGCAGGTCGTCGTGCTCGCCGACGGCACCGACGCCGACGTGGTCGCCCTCGCCGAGGACCCGCTCGAGGTGGCAGTGCAGGTCTTCCACGTGCGTGGGGGTCGCATCCGTGGCCAGCGTGGCTGGGTGGCCGACCGTACCGACGAGGGCGGCACCCCCGAGCTCGTGGAGGAGTTCCTGCTCCAGCTCTACGCCGGTGATCCCGACGCCATCCCGCGCGAGGTGCTGGTCCCGCAGCTGCCGCCGGACGTCGCGACGCTGGAGGACCTCCTGAGTTCCCTGCGCGGCTCGAAGGTGCGGATCCGTGTGCCGCAGCGTGGCGACAAGAAGACGCTCCAGGAGACCGTGGCCCGCAACGCCGTCCAGGGGCTCGCCCTGCACAAGACTCGTCGGGCCAGCGACCTGACCACCCGCAACCGGGCGTTGGAGGAGATCCAGGAGGCGCTCGACCTCGCCGAGGTGCCGCTGCGCATCGAGTGCTTCGACGTCTCCAACCTGCAGGGCACCGAGGTGGTGGCCTCGATGGTGGTCTTCGAGGACGGCCTGGCACGCAAGAGCGAGTACCGCCGCTTCGTCGTGAAGGACGTCGAGGGCCAGAACGACGTCGCCTCCATGCACGAGGTGATCACCCGTCGGTTCCGCCGGCTGCTGGAGGAACGGTCGAAGGCCGCCGAGGTCTCCACCGAGTCAGGCCCCATGCTCGTCGACCCCGACACGGGTCGCCCGCGCAAGTTCGCGTACGTCCCGGCTCTCGTCGTCGTGGACGGTGGTCCGCCGCAGGTGGCCGCGGCCGCTGACGCGCTCGAGCAGCTGGGGTTGGGCGACATCCCCGTCTGCGGCCTCGCCAAGCGCCTCGAGGAGGTCTGGCTGCCGGGCGAGGAGGACCCCGTCATCCTGCCCCGCACCAGCGAGGGTCTCTACCTCCTGCAGCGCATCCGCGACGAGGCTCACCGCTTCGCCATCGCCCACCACCGTGGGCGTCGTTCCCGGACCATGGTGGAGAGCCTCCTGGACGACGTCCCGGGCCTGGGCGAGATCCGACGCAAGGCGCTCCTGCGCCACTTCGGTTCCCTCAAGAAGCTGCGGCTGGCCTCGGTCGAGGAGATCGCCATGGTGCCCGGCATCGGTCCGCAGACCGCCGCCGCCATCAAGGAAGCCCTCACGCAGCAGGACAGCACCCGTCAGACTGGGCCGCGCATCAACACGGCCACCGGAGAGATCGAGGAGCACTGA
- the rapZ gene encoding RNase adapter RapZ has product MTSQRGELVIITGMTGAGRSTAAKELEDLGYFVVDNLPPTLVPDVVGMVDAEHGTSQPVAIVVDVRSGAFFDTLASQRYEHSTGRPTTLLYLDASDDALVRRQEAARRPHPLQGDGRLLDGLEREREVLTKIRGRADLLIDTTGLNVHQLTARIATHFGSLQSLQLKVTVISFGFKYGIPGDADFVADMRFLPNPHWVPELRAHTGKDLDVAEYVKKQPDAMPFLDSYTPVLELVARGYLEEGKRFMTVALGCTGGKHRSVAMSEAISQRLAEGGLDVRCIHRDLGRE; this is encoded by the coding sequence ATGACCAGCCAACGCGGTGAGCTCGTCATCATCACGGGCATGACCGGAGCCGGACGCAGCACGGCGGCCAAGGAGCTGGAGGACCTCGGCTACTTCGTGGTCGACAACTTGCCGCCCACGCTCGTCCCCGACGTCGTGGGGATGGTCGACGCCGAGCACGGCACCTCGCAACCCGTCGCGATCGTGGTCGACGTGCGTTCGGGCGCCTTCTTCGACACCCTCGCCAGCCAGCGCTACGAGCACAGCACCGGTCGTCCGACCACGTTGCTCTACCTCGACGCCTCCGACGACGCCCTCGTACGCCGTCAGGAGGCCGCCCGGCGGCCCCACCCGCTGCAGGGGGACGGGCGCCTGCTCGACGGCCTCGAGCGTGAGCGCGAGGTGCTCACCAAGATCCGGGGGCGTGCAGACCTGCTGATCGACACCACCGGCCTCAACGTCCACCAGCTGACCGCGCGGATCGCCACCCACTTCGGCTCCCTGCAGTCACTCCAGCTCAAGGTGACGGTGATCAGCTTCGGCTTCAAGTACGGCATCCCCGGCGACGCCGACTTCGTGGCGGACATGCGCTTCCTGCCGAACCCCCACTGGGTGCCCGAGCTGCGCGCGCACACCGGCAAGGACCTCGACGTCGCCGAGTACGTGAAGAAGCAGCCCGACGCGATGCCCTTCCTCGACAGCTACACCCCGGTCCTGGAGCTCGTCGCGAGGGGATACCTCGAGGAGGGCAAACGCTTCATGACGGTGGCCCTGGGCTGCACCGGCGGCAAGCACCGCAGCGTCGCCATGTCGGAGGCGATCTCCCAGCGGCTGGCCGAGGGCGGTCTCGACGTCCGCTGCATCCACCGCGACCTCGGACGGGAGTGA
- a CDS encoding gluconeogenesis factor YvcK family protein, with protein MATQSQAVVALGGGHGLHASLSALRMLHDSLDVDTITAVVTVADNGGSSGRLRQEFGVLPPGDLRMALAALCGEDEWGRTWAELFQHRFGGHGEMEGHAIGNLVLVGLWELMGDHVRALDWAGTLLGARGRVLPMATTPMDITATVRPPGAAEGVTEVVRGQKAVATTPGEILSVALSPEEPAACVEAVQAIMEAEWVFLGPGSWFTSVIPHLMVPGLHQALTRTPANVVLLLNLTAQEGETSGYGPVDHLAALMQHAPDLDIHTVVADRGSVQDDVALAAAVRDVGAELLLADVAIAGEPHHDPAKLAETLRSLLSS; from the coding sequence GTGGCCACCCAGTCACAGGCGGTCGTCGCCCTCGGCGGAGGGCACGGTCTGCACGCCTCGTTGAGCGCGCTGCGGATGCTCCACGACTCGCTCGACGTCGACACCATCACCGCCGTGGTCACGGTGGCCGACAACGGTGGTTCCTCGGGCCGTCTGCGTCAGGAGTTCGGCGTGCTCCCGCCGGGGGACCTGCGCATGGCCCTCGCCGCGCTGTGCGGCGAGGACGAGTGGGGGCGTACGTGGGCGGAGCTCTTCCAGCACCGCTTCGGCGGCCACGGCGAGATGGAGGGGCACGCCATCGGCAACCTCGTGCTCGTCGGCCTGTGGGAGCTGATGGGGGACCACGTGCGGGCGCTCGACTGGGCCGGGACGTTGCTCGGGGCCCGCGGTCGGGTCCTCCCGATGGCCACGACCCCGATGGACATCACCGCGACCGTGCGCCCTCCCGGCGCGGCCGAGGGCGTGACGGAGGTCGTCCGCGGGCAGAAGGCCGTCGCCACGACCCCCGGAGAGATCCTCTCGGTGGCCCTGTCGCCCGAGGAACCCGCGGCGTGCGTCGAGGCAGTCCAGGCGATCATGGAGGCGGAGTGGGTCTTCCTGGGGCCGGGCTCGTGGTTCACCTCGGTGATCCCTCACCTGATGGTCCCCGGACTGCACCAGGCGCTCACGCGTACGCCCGCCAACGTGGTGCTCCTGCTCAACCTCACCGCCCAGGAGGGCGAGACCAGCGGCTACGGGCCGGTCGATCACCTGGCGGCACTGATGCAGCACGCACCCGACCTCGACATCCACACCGTGGTGGCTGACCGGGGGAGCGTCCAGGACGACGTGGCCCTGGCGGCAGCCGTCCGTGACGTGGGAGCAGAGCTGCTGCTCGCCGACGTGGCCATCGCAGGTGAGCCCCACCACGATCCCGCCAAGCTGGCCGAGACACTGCGCTCGTTGCTGTCCAGCTGA